The Arvicola amphibius chromosome 11, mArvAmp1.2, whole genome shotgun sequence genomic interval atgtataaataaaaagtggAAAACAGTAGTAGATTTGTTAACATGCTTATTTACGAAAATATCAAAGATTATATTTTCATCACATGGCTATcttgatatatttatatgtaaagaGTAAAATATACTTTTACCCAGAAACAAATAATAACTTTTCAAAAATGTTAATATTCTTGTAACTTCATGCTAATGGCAAAAGTAActatctctttttaatttttattggttctttgagaatttcatacagacTATTTTATCGTATTTTTTCCATCCTCCAACCTCTTCTATatcccctacccacccaacttcatgctatttcttttccttaaaaagaaagtttttaagcATAGTTTTGAACAAGCAAATATGTCAattggaaaatatttacaaatcttATTGAGGAATACTTACTGATAAACTCAGTTGGACTTTTACTATGGTCATCTGTTTTGTAAGTTTTTTAACAAACGAAATCAGAGTAGGTTTAGAGTTACTCACGTAGTGGTTAGCCTGACTTCAAGATAGATGCTGAAAATGAATTCTGATTTATTGTTCCTAGTCCAGAGTTTCTGGAAAACTTCTATTAAAAACCAGTTTTGTGCCTACATGAAACCTGTTTCTCACAGAGGTTGTTAATACTGAAAGAagtaacatttaattttatgattaCAGCAGTCTTACTATTTCccttaaattatatttagtatttcCTCTTTTGTTCCTACCTTTACCTTCCcttatctttctctttcccacagaAAAAATTATGACATCAACATCCAAAGGCATTCTTCGCCCATTTCTAATCGTCTGCATCATCCTGGCCTGCTTCATGGCGTGTCTGCTTATTTACATCAAGCCGACCAACAGCTGGGTCTTCAGTCCAATGGAGTCTGCCAGTTCtgtcctgaaaatgaaaaatttcttcTCCACAAAATCTGATTATTTTAACGAAACCACTATTCTGGTTTGGGTGTGGCCGTTTGGGCAGACCTTTGACCTTACATCCTGCCAAGCGATGTTCAACATCCACGGATGCCATCTCACGACGGACCGCTCACTGTACAACAAATCCCACGCTGTCCTGATACACCACAGAGACATCAGCTGGGATCTGACCAATTTACCTCAGCAGGCGAGGCCACCCTTTCAGAAATGGATTTGGATGAACTTAGAGTCACCCACTCATACTCCCCAGAAGAGTGGAATTGAGCACTTGTTCAACCTGACACTAACTTATCGCCGTGATTCCGATATTCAAGTGCCTTATGGCTTCTTGACGGTGAGCACAAATCCCTTTGTGTTTGAAGTGCCAAACAAAGAGAAGCTGGTTTGCTGGGTTGTGAGTAACTGGAACCCTGAGCATGCCAGGGTCAAGTATTATAACGAGCTCAGCAAGAGTATTGAAATCCACACCTATGGGCAAGCATTTGGAGAATACGTGAATGACAAAAACTTGATTCCCACTATATCCACTTGtaaattttatctttcctttGAAAATTCAATTCACAAAGATTACATCACAGAAAAGCTTTACAATGCATTTTTGGCCGGCTCAGTACCCGTTGTCCTGGGACCATCTAGGGAAAATTATGAGAATTACATTCCAgctgattcattcattcatgtggaAGATTATAACTCTCCCAGTGAGCTGGCAAAATATCTAAAGGAAGTTGACAAAAACAATAAGTTGTACCTTAGTTACTTTAACTGGAGGAAGGATTTCACTGTCAACCTCCCACGATTCTGGgaatcacatgcatgcctggcttGTGATCATGTAAAAAGGCATCAAGAATATAAGTCTGTTGGTAATTTAGAGAAATGGTTTTGGAATTAAAGTTTTCATAATTTTCACATTTAGTGAAATATATGAATGTGACATCATTCAAGTTCTGAGGATAAGAAGAGAAACACTTTGCTTTTGGGTCACAGGTTACTTTTTCCACCCTCCGTTGAGTAAGATGTATATTTTGATGAAATTTTTAAGAGCTCAGAATTAGCGGTCACTCTTCTGGTTTTAAATTATCCTGTATATATGTGATAATGAGCACTGGAAATAATTTATTCTTCCTTCTCACTTGTAAACattctttttcacattttatagTTGCCTGTAAAGTAAGGTTACGATTCAATTGTTTCTACCCCAACCCGATCTATAATCTGTTTGGGAAATGGAAAAATGCATAtcctaaaatttgaaaaatttttaCCAAGGATTATAATGTCTAGATTCTAGCTTGCATAATGTTAACAAAGAAGGATTAGAGTATCAGTTAATTCTTAACATCTTCGATTTCAGAGTTGAACACTGTGTATAAATGATGTCGTTTTTACCTGTTTACCACATTTGTGAAGATGAACTTATgtagtaaataagaaatatatgaaGCAGAAATGTTTTAGActttacattcattttcattaagttGTTTTGCAAATGCAGACTCTCAATATCTTAAAATATCCAAGAATTTTGAGATATACAatttatgtgatatttttaatGCCTAATAACAGCTAGGAGAAGCTTTGTCCCCTTTCAAATCCTTAACATTGCCAtttttgcaaaaataaacaatttcctCATAAAACAAGTAAAATGGTATCTGCAATAcagataaaatacataaattgtgccatttacataattttaattactttgtCCATTTGAGATAGTTTCCAAAGCATCAATATttacaagttttatttttccatattttgtaATAAAAGCATATAAGACTTGAAAGTTCTatcctttcattaaaaaaaaaacctaaacaacatTATTACAATtggtatatatataaaattgggAACTTTCAAGAAACAGACAGTGCTAACACAGAATatgatctcaaaatatttttattaaataaattaattaacagGGTTGAAAAATCatggataatttttatttgtttcaataaAGGAACAGTTCTAGTCTATGGTTACTAactgaaaattatgtttttattgtgtttttaaaacaattcatGCATAGCATATGTTGTTATGATATTCAGGGCTGTATAGAACCAGTATAAGCTTATTATTGCACAGAATTTGGGGGCTTGGCAGAAATTCTCTTTTGAAAGTTTAGAGGAAGTAGACGAACATATGAAGACAAAGTAGATTAAGGGCGAAAAAGCAGATACCTAAGACTTTTACAGAAAATTATTCTCCAAAGGATTCCTAATGCTTGTGTTCTACTCTACTCAAAACCTACAGGAAATGTAATGTTCTGATGAAATCCAATTGGATCTTTTGTGGCTCATTATAGGTTTCCTATTAACTGTTACAACCAACACAATTTACAATCACTCTCTGTATAGATCACGGGGAAAGATAAATTTTAGTTCAGTTAGCTGGTAATTGTGTGCCCTGTGAGAGAATGAGCTTCCCTGGCATGGGAAGGATTTGAAAAAATACTCCAGAATTAAACAGAAACTTGGGtttcatgttcatttttttcataaataattatACACAAGATAAACACAAcaatataatacaaaaataaagatgagaacGTGTTGTCACTGCCTTAAAGGGGCTTGTGAAAGAGAGCTTCCTCTAAGTTCCATTGTGTGCAACTCTTAATGGAGATTGTATAAGTCACTGTtcatttactaaaaaaaaaaaaaaaaaaaaaaaccaaaaaaacctacTAATGAATTTACCCAATTGTTTTGCTACTCAGCATGTGTTGGAGCTGCAAGCTCTTTCCATCATTTGATctgacaaatatttatttcttctgtccacattgttttatgtatatggaggAAAAGTGCATACGCATGGGTACTGTCCTAAAAGCTCTaccatatatttatttgtttaaaagctaatttcagacatttacatttattcattatcTTTTTGATCCATAAAATGTAGATACCTAAAGATGAAATTCAATGCTGAGCTTAGAAAGCATTTTCTCTGAAATCTGGAAAGCATCTAATGGTGTTTCCATCCACCATTGCTAAACTGGATGCTAAGAGACCTGGAGGCAGCTAGCTGTCTCTTCTGTTGACAGTAAATTTGAGCTTATTCTTGGAATGAAACTACAATTAAATGCCAGAAATATAAACCAAGCCAAGACAACAAGTATTTCATTAGAGCATCTATACATTGTGAGCCTAATCCAAGCCATAGAAATGAGTGTTTGTATTCCAAGTGAACAGTGACTAGCCAGCTTTTAAACCAGAGAAAATCACAACAATATTCATAAGCTAAACTCATTTTTCTAtctgaattaattatatataaagcaTTATTTAGTCATGACATATGTTGAAAGACAGTCATTCAAACCCCACACATAGTGATAGTAGAGATTAGAATTTAAGGATCCTATTGCTGTTAAGCTCATGTTCGTCTCCACCCCTTCTACATCTTATTGTACAAATATGTCCCAATTCCTGCCATGTGAATATCACTTTGGCATGTAAGATGGTAAGCTCTGGGACTTCAATTTTTGAATATATAGTTAACAAACCTTTAAGGGTTGGCactttttctgatttgttttagcAGCTGATCGTGAGCAGAAAGAGTGAGCTTTGTTATCTGTTGTAAGTAAGAAATAACAACTGAAAAGATCCGCCACTGGCCACTCACAGTTTTTAAAGGATATCTCATGTGAAAGAGAGATTGATTCAATCAACTTGGCTTGCGGTTGGTTATAATAAAGACTGATAACATGTCTGGGATTAAACTATGACTCTAAAAAGGCTATTGACAGGTTTTCATTTCAAATGCAGAAAGTCTTTACAATCAGTACTCTGAATATTTAATTGCTAATTATTGCAGGCCTTATTAATAAGAATatgtaaatgattattttaaagttCTCTAATAAGAACATATACTGAATTATCCATACCTATCTGCATCCATATTTGAAGAAGGAAAACCATGACAGTCATTTATTTTAGGACAACCATGACTTGATATGAAGtagaaactataaaaaataatgttaGTGGGAAAAGAGCAACAACTTACTATGAAAAGCATAGCCTTAAAGTGTGCAAACTTGGGCTAAAAGCATTGAGGTATAAAATGAGTGTAGTAAGAGattgctcgttcatttcctgtctgcccagacctgaataatcacatagaaacaatattaattataacactgtttggccaatgaccctagcatattactagctagctcttgcatctttaattaacccatgtctatcaatctatgtatcgccatgagCTTGTGACCTACCTGTAAGGTTTCTAAGGTTCTGACACGTCCTTCTCCTTcagagctacatggcatctccatgactccatctactctctatttttatttctgttcagattttatgcctgacttccctctgcttagccattggccaaaacagttttattcatcgaccaataaagcaacacatatacaaaatgacATCACACAACAAACAGATTACTTAAGGAATTTGCTAAGTCTTTAAATTCTTCTAATTAGAGATTAAATAAGGGAGGAACAAAAAAAgttactaagatttttttttatttacttgtcttTTTTTCAGACTAGATTTCATGGCAGCTACTCACCCAGAAAGCGATTTGTGTGGGTTAATGTTTCATGACGTTTAGATCTCCATATTCTTACTTTATGTTTAATCATGTCTGTCACCTGCCCTGAATTCTAATCTCAAGGGAGGAAGTATTAAAATTTGTAGTCAAGCTGATGAATAGAATAGACATTAGAAGCTAAAGGGTACGTAATTTCTGATGAAGGATAGGTCACTAATAATTGCCTAGTCAATGGTTACATCAGTGAAATTAGTGGAcatgaaaaatacttttaatgtaGTTAAAATACCAGCTTCTTCCGGACAAAGggagataatttttatattaactttACTGTTCACATGCTCCCTGGATAGAGCGAGTAGACTGTATGAGTTCTTCTTATTGTGCTTTGAGAATCAAGAAGAGGTGCTGgagttccagaggtcctgagtacaattcccagaaaccaggatggtaactcacaaccatctgtagtaggatctgatgctttcttctgacatgcaaatatgcatgctgagcactcatacataaaatataaatagataaaattttttaaaaaagaactcaaaagaaataaaatgctaaaaaagaTTAAACTATATTCGGAACTTGTTGGTTCtattctattttaatattaatcaCTCACCAGCTGTttctaatagaaaataaatggttATGTAAATAGCATACAAAATGAAGCACCATGATAAGCAAATATGTATTATCAAACCGTGAGAAGAGAAAGCAGTTTTACCCTTCATCCCTTGCTAATTGCATTTGTTGTACTGTGAAGGTACTGCAAAAATCAGTCAGTCAGGTGATTTTTCAATTGGGGGAATCTCTACTCTGGAGACTTTATAGCACTTTGAAAATGGGTAAGCACTGTTCCTATCTGAAGTGTGGTCCCTCTTTGTAATTCATGTTCAACCCATCCATATTCATAAGCAGTTAATAGAGTTTAAATGGGAGACACACTGTTAAgttagaaatataagtaattcTACCCTAGGTAATCATTGCAACACATTGTAGCCTTGAGAGggtcacttaacctctctggacGACCATGTCCATGAGGATTCCTTCAACACTGCTGCCCTTTAGTACAGGGCCTAAATTTATATATGcgtaaatttaaatttcaaatttcattgCCCGTCTAGAAATATTTTTGGAAGTTAATGCTCCAAatagaattcctttttatttttctacatcaatatataaatatctaaaaCATGAAACATGAAACTGGTTACCTTAATGATGGAAAGAATATAATCTTGGTTCTTTATTGAAGCTTACAATGTAGAAAGTGCTCAGTTAACTAATCTCTCTCCTGTATTGGCTTCCTCTTAGGTCTTTTGTAACATACTGCACTTTGAGACTTTGATTGCCTGTAGAAAAATCAACCATATATTGAAGTCTATTCTAAAATAATTCAGATTCTTTCTGTAATATTAAAATTCTTACtataataaaactatttattgATACAAAACTCAGGAAGTCTGTTGAAGCTCTTCAGGCATGTTGTCACCAACAGGAATATACAGTTTGATTGTATAAGATTGTGAGcataaatttagaaattttattctttcaacCCATAACTAATTAACATCCACTCATTTAACACATTTTGAGTgtatttgaatttaaaagaaaatttcctatcattaattttttaaagcattaccCAAAGCATTGTTTCTACGTCATGTGATCTAGAGTTTGTAAGAGACATTTGTTAATAATATGACAACTGGCCCCTGTTTTAGGCATTTAGGATCTTTtcaaattagaataaaaaaaatgaagaagggaggagtcatgCTATTAGTACCCTGTACCTGACTGACATCTGCCTTGGGGACTCCCTAAATCAATGGTATCAGAATTATTTACATCATTTCAAATACTGCTATATGCCATTCATTCCCCAGgtctatatttttaataactcCCTAGACAATTCTGACATGTTGCCAGTTTTAACAGTCTGTGTTCTGCTTATTAAATAGAAATCATTCTATATTCAAACAATACAGTCATGCAATACTGCTCACTTGTAATCTTCTAAAATATTGATATGTATTACTATATTTCATAACTCAAGATGTTCCTCATACCTAATTATGCCTTACACAGCTGTGCTTCTCTTCAGCTAATACTGTGATTTAGGACAAACAATTTACCATTTCCAGTTATTTACCAGGAGAATTTTTTGCATTCTCTCCTTTagcttttaaatgcttttttttttcagcacaaaACCAAGAGTAGACACTTATTAGGGTCTCTTGCAGCCAACAAGCCATCGAAAATGCCTGACCACTTGCTTTCCTGGGTCTCAGCAGCCTGTGGGATATGACAATGAATTATAACACTGTAGACTGTCCACAATCATGAATTGAGAATTAAACGCAAGTTATGTTATTCACTAGCTGTGCTTGAGCTCTTCGTCTCTGTTAACTCTCAGATTTTGTATATCTATCATGAGGGTagcctatcttgaaaacaaatgaaTGTATCTCTAAAATAATAGAcgatgatatatacatatatttatgtgtatgtgtgtgtgaatgttctaCCCCTAATCTATCCCTCAGTTGTAAAAGAGAGTAAGAGAAATCTAGAACATATCAAAATTTCAGCTCTAACATCTGTTGATGTAAAGTGGGAAGCTCACAAGAAttgctgaaaattttaaaaagccaaagggTAAATATCCAATTGAAGGGATACGCACAAACATAGTATGGAAGCATGCAGTAACATCTCCT includes:
- the Fut9 gene encoding 4-galactosyl-N-acetylglucosaminide 3-alpha-L-fucosyltransferase 9, translating into MTSTSKGILRPFLIVCIILACFMACLLIYIKPTNSWVFSPMESASSVLKMKNFFSTKSDYFNETTILVWVWPFGQTFDLTSCQAMFNIHGCHLTTDRSLYNKSHAVLIHHRDISWDLTNLPQQARPPFQKWIWMNLESPTHTPQKSGIEHLFNLTLTYRRDSDIQVPYGFLTVSTNPFVFEVPNKEKLVCWVVSNWNPEHARVKYYNELSKSIEIHTYGQAFGEYVNDKNLIPTISTCKFYLSFENSIHKDYITEKLYNAFLAGSVPVVLGPSRENYENYIPADSFIHVEDYNSPSELAKYLKEVDKNNKLYLSYFNWRKDFTVNLPRFWESHACLACDHVKRHQEYKSVGNLEKWFWN